TTTCTATCGTAGGTTACATGGGCGTAATTGATATACTGACCATTTAAATAATTATACAAATTGTAGTATATACCATCTATCTGTACCGCCCTCGCCGCTATGCTACACAGCGCGGCCATCAAGAGCAGCAGGCATTTGTATTTCAGATGTTTCATATCCGAGTCTATTATTTTGGTGAATAAGTCTTGTCTAAATGTCTAATAGTCTTATCTGACTGATAGCCTAAATGTCTGATAGTCTGCAATCTATTAGTCGGCAGGGACTTACTTATTCTGGTTCTTGATCACGAGATTGATGTGCAGCTTGCCGTCCTGGCCGGGCTGAGAGGGAACGCTGATGCTCTCGAAACGGGGGACGTAGAGGGGATAGCCGTTCTTCACGTAGGGATAGGCACCGCCAAAAGCACCTACGGAACCACCATCGCTGGCATAGGTCATCCATTCAGTGGGAAGAGCCTCTATATAATTGGCATCGCGTTCTCCGTTCTCGTTGAAAATGGTGGCTTGTTTAATGTCTGCCAGTATGTTGTTAGGATTAACATCTGAATTATTAATTTCTTTATTTGAAATGTTATGGGAAATTCTGTTTCCATTCTCAACAGAAGTGTTTGCTATATTGCTAACAGTATAATGGTCGCACACGATTATATTATTCGTTATGGTAGAGTTGAATACGCTTGATATGATGCTGGTATAGGCATCTCTAAAATAATATAGGGTGTTATGATCAATAAGGACATTATCAAAATTACTTATGAGATTGTAGAATGAAGGATTCTGGGCATAGAATATATTGCCAAGAATCTTCCATTCGTCGGCTCCATTGGCACCCTGCCCTTCGACATATCCATTGATAAAGCACGAGAAAATCGATGCATTGTCATTTTCGTATCCCTGTGATGCAGCAATATAGCCAGTCACGCGGCAGCGTTCTATCACGGCATCGTTTTCCCTTACCTCGATACTGCTGGTGTGCAGTCCGGTGAGCTTCACGTCGCTGGCTTCGATGAAGATGGTGTTCGAGAAGTAGGCTTCGTCGGCATCGTTCTCGCCGATGAAGTAGCCCGGACCTATGACGGTGACGGTCTTTGAGATGGTCTGCTGCGAGGAGATGGTGCAGCCCTTGTCCATGTAGAGGGTGTCGCCGTTGACGACGCGGCCGTCAGTCATTGCGGCGTTCAGGTCCTGAAAGTCGGCATTTGCACGCTTGTCATAGTTCACACGCCACGAATTGGCACTTGTCTCAATAGAATAAACGAGACTTAAGCAGCACAGAATGGCTGCAGTAATAGATTGGGTAGATGTCATGATATTTTAATTTTTAAGTTTTTTGTTTATCTTGTCCCAGAGTTTTTTGTAGTGCTCAAAAATAGTAAAAAACAATAAAACTTAGATGAATGTGTCAGAAAATTGTTCGATAATTAACCTTTATTAATCATTTTGTTGAACACTGTCCAACACATGACTTTATAACATATGACTTTATAGGGAGAGAGTTTGTTTGTGGTGAAAAATTGTGAGAGATAGGTGTATAAAAGATAGACATCGTTAACGTTTTCGTGGATTTTTGTTTTTATATTCTTTTGATGTTTATAGCATTTTGTGTACTTTTGCAGCTAAATACTAACACTAAGCTTTAATTGTTAAACTAACTTCAACAGAACGATGCAAGAATTTGAAATAAAAAGTCAATTGCCTGAGAATGCTTTCCGTGAATTGAACGAAGGCGAACAGTATGAACCGCTGATGTCGCCAAAGGGGGTATATCCTGAGGCAAACGCATGGTCGGTGACCATGGGTGTGCTGATGGCTGTGCTCTTCTCGGCTGCTGCCGCCTACTTAGGATTGAAAGTAGGACAGGTGTTTGAAGCAGCCATCCCCATTGCCATCATTGCTGTGGGACTCTCTACCCTGACCAAACGCTCGAAGGCACTGGGCGAAAACGTGATTATTCAGAGCATAGGTGCCTGTTCGGGGGCTGTGGTGGCCGGTGCCATCTTCACCCTGCCTGCCATCTATATTCTTCAGGCCAAGTATCCAGAGATGTCTGCCTCGTTCCTGCAGGTGTTTATGGCCTCGGCTTTAGGTGGCGTGTTGGGTATCCTCTTTCTGATTCCCTTCCGTAAATATTTTGTGAGCGAAATGCACGGCAAGTATCCCTTCCCCGAGGCAACAGCTACTACACAGGTGCTGGTGAGCGGTTCGAAAGGGGGCGATCAGGCCAAGCCATTGCTGTTGGCAGGACTGGTAGGCGGTATATATGACTTTATTGTGGCTACCTTCGGTTGGTGGAACGAGACGGTGACAAGTCGTATGATTGGCTGGGGCGAGGTGCTGGCCGACAAGACGAAACTGGTGTTTAAGTGTAACACCTCGGCAGCCGTGTTGGGTCTTGGCTATATCATCGGTCTGAAATATGCCATGTATATCTGTCTGGGCTCGGTGGCTGTATGGTGGCTCATTGTGCCTGGCATGGCTTTGATCTTCGGCGATCAGACCCTGACGCTGGGCGGCGTGGAAACTACAACTGCCGTGAATGCCATGTCGGCCGAGGAAATCTTTAAGACCTATGCCCGTAGTATCGGTATCGGTGGTATAGCGATGGCTGGTATCATTGGTATTATCCGTTCGTGGAGTATCATCAAGAATGCCGTGGGACTGGCTGCAAAGGAGATGAAAGGTGGAAAAAGCGCTGCAATGACATCAAAACGAACAGAACTTGACCTGTCGTTTAAGTTTATTGGCATTGCATCAATCACCGCTCTGGCTATCACCTTTGTGTTCTTCTGGCTGGGTGTGATGCACAACCTGCTGTTTGCCGTGGTGGCCATTCTGTTGGTTACGGTGATTGCGTTCCTCTTTACCACTGTGGCTGCCAATGCTATTGCTATTGTGGGCTCAAATCCTGTGTCGGGAATGACGCTGATGACCCTGATCCTGGCTTCGGTGGTGATGGCTGCCGTGGGTCTGAATGGCTCTGGCGGTATGCTGGCGGCACTGATTATGGGTGGCGTGGTGTGTACGGCTCTGTCGATGGCTGGTTGTTTTATCACCGACCTGAAAATAGGTTATTGGCTGGGTTCTACCCCCAGAAAACAACAGCAGTGGAAATTTCTGGGTACACTGGTGAGTGCCGCTACCGTGGGTGGAGTGATGATGCTGTTGAATAAAACCTATGGCTTTGACCCCAATCAGGAAGGACACCTCGTGGCACCACAGGCCAATGCTATGGCCGCTGTCATAGAACCGATGATGAATGGTGCCGGTGCTCCTTGGCTGCTCTATGGCATTGGTGCTTTGCTTGCCATTGTGCTCACATGGATGAAGATTCCTGCGCTGGCCTTTGCTCTGGGCATGTTCATTCCTCTGGACCTGAATATTCCCTTGCTGGTGGGCGGCGCCATCAACTGGTATGTCACTACCCGCTCAAAGAACAAGGCAGAGAATGATGCCCGTGGCGAGAAAGGTACACTGATAGCCTCTGGCTTCATTGCCGGTGGTGCCCTGATGGGTGTGGTGAGTGCGCTGCTGCGCTTCGGTGGCTATAATCCCATCGACGAGGCCTGGCTGGCCAATCCGTTATCGGAGGTGTGTGCGCTGGTGGCTTATATCCTGCTGATGGTTTACTTCGTGAAGGCTACGAAGGTAAGTAAAGGATAATAACCATTATCTTCGCTAAGCACAGCGCTTTTTTTACTCAGAAAATTATTTTAAGACTACTACTGCTATAATGAAAAAACATCTCTTATGGATGGCAATGGCTGCTCTGTCAACGACAGCCATTGCCCAACTTCCAACCCAGAATTTTAAAGGCCGTGGCATGTGGGCATCCATCAATATTAAGACGGATGCCTCGTTGGGCGAGTACAAGAATCACAACGACAAACTGCTCATCAGTTGGCGCATGCTGCCCACCGACACGTGGGACACTTCGTTCCTGGTTTACAGTCGTGCCGCCGACAAGTTCACGGGAAATATGTCGCGCAACACGGCGAAGCCGGTGAAGGATGCCACCTGTATTCAGATTACTGCGCCCACCATGAGTCGGGTATATTATCTGTTGGACGGCAACTACTTTGGTGACTCCAGTCCAAAACTTATCATATCCGATGAAGAGGAGAAAGTGGCCATACGCGAGGCTGCGCTCGATTCCCTGCTTGTTGACGAGAATTGGAATAGTAAGAAGTTGCCTTACGTGTCAATCCCCCTTCAGTCTACCGACGATGTATGTGATGTTGACGTGATAAAATATCAGGCCAACGACTGCACTGTGGCTGATTTGGATGGCGATGGAGTGATGGAGGTCATTGTGAAGCGTCTGCTTTCGGTCTATGATGCCAACGGCAATTGTATCAGCGACGGAACTGGAGCCGGAAGCAGCGACAGGCGGGCTCGTCACTGTGTGATATGGGATGCCTATAAACTTGATGGCACATTCCTGTGGCGTGTGAAGTCGGGACCGAACATCATTCTGGGCAACAGCTCTAATTTCGCTGTGGCCGATTTGGATGGCGATGGCTGCGCTGAGTTTGTTACCAAGACTGGTGAAGGAACGGTGTTCGGAGATGGTAAAGAAATAGGCGATACGAACAATGACGGCGTCACCGACTACCGCAGTCGCTGGCCCGGTCACTATACTGGCGATAGCAGCAATGGCTATGGCGGTCCGGAATTTTTCTCGGTTGTAGATGGACAGACGGGTAAAGAGCTGGCACGGGCCAACTTCATAGCCCGTGGCCCTGAAGGACAGACCGAGCAGCAATGGGTCAGCAACTACAAGACCAATAGCGAGTCGTGGGGCGATGATTATTGGAAGCGTGCCAACTCCCTGCGCCTGGGCGTAGCTTCATTCAAGGGCGACAGTACCATGCAGGTGTTCCTGGGACGTGGCGTCTATGGCCGTACCGTGGCAGAAGGATGGGAATATTCGCGTACTCCTGATGAAGAGAAAGGATTGGAAGGTTCGCTGACCCGTATGTGGAAGTTTGATACCAAGACAGCCGGCGGCACCAAGACCAATAAGGACGGTAAGGCAAATAGCGCCTATGCAGGACAGGGAAATCACTCGTTCAATGTGGCCGACCTTGATGGTGACGGCAGAGATGAAATAATGTATGGCTCGGCTGCCTTTGACGACGATGGTACCGGATTGTGGACTACCGGCCTCGGTCATGGCGATGCCAACCATGTGGGCCGATTCCTGTCAGACCGTGAAGGCTTGCAGGTGTATCACTGTCTGGAAAGCGGTGTGACCATGGTGGCGCTGCACGATGCCAAGGACGGAAAGTTAATCTGGAAAAAAGACGCCTCCAGCGCTAATGATATGGGACGTTGCATGGTAGCCGACATCGATCCGAATCATGATGGATATGAATTCTGGTATTATCAGGGCGACCTTTTCGATCAGGGCGGCAACAATACAGGAGTGAACATGAAAGGCAACGATGTGAGCTGTGCGGCAGGCATCTGGTTTGACGGTACACTCCTGCGTCAGGGCATCAACGAGAAAGGCGTGATTCATAGTTTCACTAATGGTCGCACATTCACCATGTACAGATACGACATGAGCATGAACAACGGTACTAAAGGTAACGTGGGATGGTATGGTGATTTCCTTGGCGACTGGCGCGAAGAGATTATACTGCCCGACCAGACCAAATTGAAAGACCTGAAGGTGTTCTCAACCTGGTATCCCACAGCCTATAAACTGCCCTACCTGATGTCAGACCACACCTATTTTATGCAGACCATTCATCAGCAGGTGGGGTACAACCAGCCCAACAATATCGGTGGCTATTATTTAGGGCATGGCATGGACTTTTCAGAAGTTCTCGTTCCTGCTGCTATTCAGGAAGTTAAGACAAAAGAAAACCGCATGACCAAGTTGCACGACGGGAAAATGCGTGATCTCAGTGGAAGAGTTGTAACTAATCCTGTATCAGGTGTTTACATCTGTGATGGAAGGAAAATTTTAGTGCGTTAAGAGCCTTTTTTCAATAAAAAAACAAAGAGCCGGAAAACTTATTTTTAAGGTAAGTTTTCCGACTTTTTTGTAACCTGTTGGTTGTTAGTGTTTTGACATTTCTTAACGAGAAAAAGCCAATAGAAGTTACATTGCAATTTAATAATAATTGCTATCTTTGTAAACATTTTTCTGAGAAACAATATTCAAAAAATTTTTTCAATTATGATACAGACTGTAGTAAAACGCGACGGTCGAATTGTGGGCTTTAACGAGCAGAAAGTGATGGCTGCTATCCGTAAAGCCATGATGACCACCGAAAAAGGTGAGGATGAGCGCTTGCTCAACCAAATCACCGATCATATTACCCAGAAAGGTCAGACACAGATGACTGTTGAGGCCATTCAGGATATGGTAGAGATGGAACTGATGAAGAGTGCACGCAAGGATGTGGCTCAGAAGTATATTGCCTATCGCAATCAGCGCTCAATAGCCCGTAAGGCTAAGACTCGCGAAATCTTCCTTGATATTGTCAATGTGAAGAACAACGACATCACTCGCGAGAATGCCAATATGAATGCCGATACTCCTGCCGGTATGATGATGAAGTTTGCTTCAGAGAGCACCAAGCCATTTGTTGACGACTATCTGCTGTCGCCCGAGGTTCGCGATGCTGTTGAGCACAACTATATGCACATTCACGACAAGGACTACTATCCCACTAAGTCGCTCACCTGTGTGCAGCATCCCTTGGACAATATCCTGAATTGCGGATTCATTGCCGGTCACGGTGCTTCGCGTCCTGCCAAGCGCATCGAAACCGCATCTGTTTTGGCTTGTATCTCGCTGGAATGTGCTCAAAACGAGATGCACGGCGGACAGGCTATTCCTGCTTTCGATTTCTATTTGGCTCCTTTCGTACGCCTGTCATATATTGAAGAGGTAAAATATCTGGAAGACCTTTACGGTGAAGACTTCTCTGAACTATACGACGAGCCCCTGATGGACTACCTGAAACAGCCACTCGACGGGTTGGAGGGTAAGGACCGTGTGCGCCAGCATGCCATCAACAAGACGGTGAGCCGTGTGCATCAGGCTATGGAGGCCTTCATTCACAATATGAATACCATCCACTCGCGTGGTGGCAACCAGGTGGTGTTCTCTTCTATCAACTACGGTACCGACACTTCTGCCGAGGGCCGTTGCATCATGCGCGAGATTCTGCTTTCTACCTATGAGGGCGTAGGCGGTGGCGAAACAGCCATCTTCCCTATTCAGATTTGGAAGAAAAAACGTGGTGTGAACTATCTGCCCGAGGATCGTAACTTCGACCTCTATCAGCTGGCTTGTAAGGTTACGGCCCGTCGCTTCTTCCCCAACTTCCTGAATCTCGATGCAACGTTCAATCAGAATGAAGAATGGAAGGCCGACGATCCCAAGCGCTATGTTCACGAGGTGGCAACAATGGGATGCCGCACCCGTGTGTTTGAGAATCGCTTTGGCATGAAGACCAGCATTGGACGTGGCAACCTCTCGTTCACAACCATCAACATTGTGAAACTGGCCATCGAGTGCATGGGTATTGAGGATAAGGAGCAGCGCATCGCTCAGTTCTTTGCCAAACTCGACAGTCAGCTTGAACTTGTTGCCCGTCAGCTCGACGAGCGCTTCCAGTTCCAGAAGACAGCTTTGGCCAAGCAGTTCCCATTGCTCATGAAGAGCCTGTGGATTGGTGCTGATAAGTTAGGTCCTAACGATACCATTGAGAGCGTAATCAACCAGGGCACTCTGGGCATTGGCTTCATCGGACTGGCTGAATGTCTTGTTGCCCTTATCGGTAAGCACCATGGTGAAAGTGAGGAGGCTCAGGAACTTGGCTTGAAGATTGTAACCTACATGCGCGACCGTGCCAATGAGTTCTGTGACCGTTATCATCACAACTATTCTGTACTGGCTACACCCGCTGAAGGACTTTCCGGTAAGTTCACCAAGAAAGACCGTAAGGAGTTTGGCGTCATCAAAGGTGTTACCGATCGCGACTATTACACAAACTCCAATCATGTGCCTGTTTACTATAAGTGCTCGGCCCGTCATAAGGCAGAAGTAGAGGCTCCCTATCATGATCTGACACGTGGGGGACATATCTTCTACGTGGAGATTGATGGTGATGCTACTCACAATCCACAGGTTATCATGAGCGTTGTCGATATGATGGACCGTCTGAATATGGGCTATGGTTCAGTGAACCACAACCGCAACCGCTGTATGGACTGCGGCTACGAAAATGCTCAGTCCGATTTGAAAGTTTGTCCGAAGTGCGGAAGCACAAACATCGACAAGTTGCAGCGCATCACCGGCTATCTTGTTGGAACCACCGACCGTTGGAACAGTGGTAAGCTGGCTGAGCTGAACGATCGCGTCACCCACATTGACGATGGTGAGAAGAGCTTGTTTTAATTCTTGATAGCGATATGAATCCGAGGGCGTATCACAGCGAAGTGGTACGCCCTCTTTTTGTAATACTTTAAGCACATTCCGTAAAATTATTGATGCAAATAGAAAAAAAAAGAATGTTGTAATAGCATTGATTTGACAATTATTTCCTATATTTGCAAAGTAGATACTCCTAAAACTATATAGATTTAATATAATGAATACCCAACTGAAATATGTAGGCTCCTGGCAGCATGGTTCTACTGTTTTGCAGAAGCTGGATGGGCCTATTGGTGATGGTGCGGTGTACTATCCTAATGGAGATCGCTTTAAAGGCTATTTTCACTTGAGCTATGCCCGTATTAACGGACCGGCACATGCTGCTAAGGGACGCTATGACTTTGCTGATGGCTCATACATTGAGCAAGCATGGATCCACACCTCAAAGGAGATGAACCCTGATTTCTGGGGCCTTCATGGCGTGTTCCGCATTCATCACCCCGACGGGCCTGACAGTATTGCCTTGTTCTGTCATGGTGGTCAGCGCTATGGCTTTGAATTGTTCTTGGACGAGAAAAATCCCCGAATCAAGGAATGGTATGCCGGCAAGGAGGTGGTGCGTGGCGATAGTGGTGAATCGGGGAAAGACCAGTTGGCTCTGGTGGACTTTCAGATTGATGAGACTGGTGGCACCAACTGTATGACACTCAAGCTAACGGTAAAGTTAGGCAATGACCTATATCGTGTTGAACAGATTGGCGGGCGTTACACCTTAAATAAGTACGACAATAATATCTACGAGCCCTATACGCATGTTGTCCTATGCCTTCCCAATGGTGACAGTTTGGAATACTATGGCGATGATGTGCGCAACTTCCAGCCCTACGACGGATATGTGACTGTTCACAATGCGCAGACGGGGATGTACCGTACTGAACAGTGGGAGAAAGGAAAACTGGTCGATGATCAGCAGTGGCGGCGCGACTATAATGCCTCCGTCAGTGTGATGTTGCCTGATCCTACAGGTGCTGAAGGTCAGTTGCAAGCCAATGTGTGGAAAGACAATTACATAGAGTACAGTCAAGGCGAATGGGTGTACACCGGTGAGGTGAAAGATAACCGTCCGGAGGGTAACGGCTTGCTGGTAGGTGATTACAGTCATGGCAACCGTCGCTACGAGGGTGATTTCCGTGAGGGAGTCTTTGTGAACAAGGATGTTTGCACAGAGAAAATCACCTTGCATGTCAAAAGTAGCGAAAACGGGCGATACAAAGAATATGATATGGAGGCAAAACTCGGAAAACTGGGTATTCAGGGCTTCTGGAACTATGAGATAACGAGCGTCAAGTCCGACTGTATCATCATTGAGTTCTACGAAGAGAAATACGAAGTGCGTCCCGACAAGCCCCTGCATCTCTATAAGGAGATAGAAGGCCGCGAGTGGAGTGACGGTTGTGTATATGACAGTGACGACTACACACTGGATTTAACATGGATCAGATAAACATAGAATGAGTTATGGCTAACAGAAAGCGTATTACAAATTCAAATATGGACCCCGACGGGTGGAACACCTGTGTTCTTGGCAGAAAATATTATGGCAATATCGACCCCAAAACCGAAATGCCCGATGGACTGGGTATCATGAAATTGAATTCTGACCATCTCTACGTGGGCGAGTTCCAGCAGGGCCGTCGCCATGGCCGTGGTTTCTTGCTTGGGTTGGAAGACCATTCTCATACCGAGCAATACTTTCAACGATATTCTTACGAGCAGGTGATGTCAACGGCCGAGTTCGACTCCTGCGGTCGTGTGGTTCATACTGGGCCAAGTGGTGAGTGGAAAACGGAGCTTGTGGAGGATTTCCGTTACGTGAAGGAACAGGACGGATTGTGGGAAAATGATGCTCTGGTAAGTGAGATTGACGATAGCATACTAAAGCAGCAGCCGTGGACCGACTATGAGCTTATAAGTAGTGGAATCGGTTATCACGATAAGGCTAAGATGGAATATACCTATCAGACGCCGCTGTCTTCGCTGGAACCAGGAGGCGTACTGAACGTGAATCGCTCTCCCTACTTCGTAACTTCCTATGGCGACGATGGTCTGTTGGTACTCACCAATTCAGATAAGCAGATGCCTTTCATCCTGAAAATGGATGGTAAGCCCTATTTCAGTTCTTTCATAAAGGATAATCATTTGCCTTGCCATTTCTTTGCTTTGAACAAGTTGGGCAACGACTACGTGCTTCGTCCAGAGCTCTGCGTTCCTCAGAAG
The sequence above is a segment of the Prevotella sp. E9-3 genome. Coding sequences within it:
- a CDS encoding OPT family oligopeptide transporter — its product is MQEFEIKSQLPENAFRELNEGEQYEPLMSPKGVYPEANAWSVTMGVLMAVLFSAAAAYLGLKVGQVFEAAIPIAIIAVGLSTLTKRSKALGENVIIQSIGACSGAVVAGAIFTLPAIYILQAKYPEMSASFLQVFMASALGGVLGILFLIPFRKYFVSEMHGKYPFPEATATTQVLVSGSKGGDQAKPLLLAGLVGGIYDFIVATFGWWNETVTSRMIGWGEVLADKTKLVFKCNTSAAVLGLGYIIGLKYAMYICLGSVAVWWLIVPGMALIFGDQTLTLGGVETTTAVNAMSAEEIFKTYARSIGIGGIAMAGIIGIIRSWSIIKNAVGLAAKEMKGGKSAAMTSKRTELDLSFKFIGIASITALAITFVFFWLGVMHNLLFAVVAILLVTVIAFLFTTVAANAIAIVGSNPVSGMTLMTLILASVVMAAVGLNGSGGMLAALIMGGVVCTALSMAGCFITDLKIGYWLGSTPRKQQQWKFLGTLVSAATVGGVMMLLNKTYGFDPNQEGHLVAPQANAMAAVIEPMMNGAGAPWLLYGIGALLAIVLTWMKIPALAFALGMFIPLDLNIPLLVGGAINWYVTTRSKNKAENDARGEKGTLIASGFIAGGALMGVVSALLRFGGYNPIDEAWLANPLSEVCALVAYILLMVYFVKATKVSKG
- a CDS encoding anaerobic ribonucleoside triphosphate reductase, yielding MIQTVVKRDGRIVGFNEQKVMAAIRKAMMTTEKGEDERLLNQITDHITQKGQTQMTVEAIQDMVEMELMKSARKDVAQKYIAYRNQRSIARKAKTREIFLDIVNVKNNDITRENANMNADTPAGMMMKFASESTKPFVDDYLLSPEVRDAVEHNYMHIHDKDYYPTKSLTCVQHPLDNILNCGFIAGHGASRPAKRIETASVLACISLECAQNEMHGGQAIPAFDFYLAPFVRLSYIEEVKYLEDLYGEDFSELYDEPLMDYLKQPLDGLEGKDRVRQHAINKTVSRVHQAMEAFIHNMNTIHSRGGNQVVFSSINYGTDTSAEGRCIMREILLSTYEGVGGGETAIFPIQIWKKKRGVNYLPEDRNFDLYQLACKVTARRFFPNFLNLDATFNQNEEWKADDPKRYVHEVATMGCRTRVFENRFGMKTSIGRGNLSFTTINIVKLAIECMGIEDKEQRIAQFFAKLDSQLELVARQLDERFQFQKTALAKQFPLLMKSLWIGADKLGPNDTIESVINQGTLGIGFIGLAECLVALIGKHHGESEEAQELGLKIVTYMRDRANEFCDRYHHNYSVLATPAEGLSGKFTKKDRKEFGVIKGVTDRDYYTNSNHVPVYYKCSARHKAEVEAPYHDLTRGGHIFYVEIDGDATHNPQVIMSVVDMMDRLNMGYGSVNHNRNRCMDCGYENAQSDLKVCPKCGSTNIDKLQRITGYLVGTTDRWNSGKLAELNDRVTHIDDGEKSLF